From the Chionomys nivalis chromosome 18, mChiNiv1.1, whole genome shotgun sequence genome, the window TGCATTTAATTTACTCCCAGGGTAAACAGAGACATAAAACTTCTCATACCTCCAGGCGGTCTTGACTTCGGCATTGAACTTTGTTGGGAGCTTTGTTCCTCTTTTATTTGAACAGTCTTTGGATATGTAATTATGAGGTTGCCGACTGGCGTGCAGGGTGAAAAAAAAGTTCTCAGATTAGTGAATGTCTTctccatttaaagaaaacacttcCCTTCCCCCAGAGTTCCTGATAGGAATGGAATTACGACTGGatcactaaatattaaaaaaagatttttaaagatacatattaGATAAGCTATACTGACAATAAAACACTGTGTTCTAAGGTAATTAATCTTTATTACcagaatattattttagtatTGCTAATGATATTGttggaacatttaaaaacatgtttttttccaGCAGCAACTGTACATGGGAAGAATCCACTTCAGTAattgagtttgtatgtgtgttggagTGGTTGGTTACATGAGGGGTTTtgctttttgcttatttttgcttttcttcctttctaagttgCCTTTGTCTTAACACGCGCTTCTACCATCAGATAAAACAGTGCTTGTAAACATGATGGAATTTTAGAAGCGAGGGTGGAGGTGAGCATTGGGAGCTGTTAGGCTCTTGGCTCATTCGTGAGATGAggtctctgtgtagtccaggccagacagcctcctgcctcagactctcaagTGTTGTGATGACggtgtgcaccgccatgcccagcttgggaaactgaggcagaatctACCTCAGGCCCATGGAACCATCACCAACAGGCTTTGCTCTCAGGCTCTCAGCTTCCTCATGTGAACGTGCTGGCGTTCCCATTCATTCTGTTTATTTACCTCCAACACTTTTGGGTGAGACTCAGAGCAAAGTTTAAACCCTTCCTGTTGGTAGCATTCTGTGTCCACATGGTGTGTCCACATAGTGAGATGGCTATGGTGAAAATGGGGCAAGAAGACAACATTTGATCATGATCGCACATGTCAACCCTTACAGTCATGAGGCTGACATTAgttatttagtgtttttttttttttttttttggtttgtttgctttttttgtttgtttgttttgttttaattctggAAACAACTTCAAGGCATTATTTCTTGAGGatcagaggttaaaaaaaaagtagcaagaaGCACGCATATCTGACTGACCTGCCCCACAGTATCCTATACAGCAACCTTAAAAACGCAGTGACTGCCAGGCGGTGAgggcacactcctgtaatcctagcactcggggaggcaaaggcagtgaatctctgtgagttctggtctacagagcgagttccagaaagtgctccaaagcaacagagagaaactctgtctctaaaaatcaaacaaaaaacaaaaaaaattaacaacaaagcATACAGTGACTAGAAAGACAGCCCAGAGGTTAAAAGGATGAGCTCGGTGCTCAGCATCCATCTCAGCAGTCCACAGCTACCTATGACTGTAACTCCAGGGATCCTACGCCTTTTTttgtggcctccatgggcactgttcacatgtgcacataaccatatatatacaaatatatataacaCAAATATACGCACAATTAACAATAAAATCTTCAGGGGTTGGAGGGCTCAGTTGTTAAAGGCACCTGAccgctcttccagaagacttgggttcaattctcagcacacacatgggagcttacaaccatctgtaactccagtatcaAGCAGAGATCCAAAACCTTTCTCTGGACCCTGCAGGCACTGCGGGTATTGTGGAACACATGAGCGCAAACAGGCAAAGTACCCATGctcataaagttaaaaataaagacacGAATGaatgaaatcttttttaaaaaggggagtAAAACTCACTTCCTCAGGCAAGGATGATAGATAAGATCATGAGACACGGATAAGGGATGGGCTCTCGGTAGGTTTCCAGTCCAGGGGCTGAGGAAGCCACTGCTCCCTTCTCCTAGGCAGGCTGATTGCTCCACCTGGATCTGTGCCCACATGGGCAGGGCCTGTCTGGCCCCAGAAGGCACTGAGTTTGGAACCCTATGATGGAAATGCAAGATCAAGTTATCTTTGAACAAATTCAACCCCATCCTCTTTTTTAGGGCAATTACAAACTTTTCCTAAGGGCGTTGACCTTTGCAATGGTTGTCTGAGTTGGATGTGGTAGCtcagacctgtaatctcagtatgcCAGAGGTTGGGACAGGATTGATTTAAGTCTACAGAATGAAATACTctccaaagaaaatggagaaggggGACTGACCTGAAATCTTGAGATCATAGGGTCATATATATCTTGGTTTTGGAATACTgtgacagaggctggagagaggactggcAACCAAGAATGCTTACTGCTCCTCTGAGGACCGGCTTTGTTCTCAGCACCCTTACCAgccacctgtaagtccagttccaggggacctgactccTCCTGTTCTCCATGTCCATCCACACACTTAgcaaccatacacacatacacataactaaaaataaatctttaaaagtatctgtatggccaggtgtggtggctcatgcctttaatgccagcatttgggaagcagaggcacgtggatctctgtgaagtcacggccagcctggtccacatagttctaggacagccagaattacatAATGAGACTATGtttcaaaatgaacaaacaagcctggcgatggtggcgcacacctttaatcccagcactcgggaggcagaggcaggcggatctctgtgagttcgagaccagcctggtctacagagctagttccagggcaggctccaaagccacaaagaaagaaaccctgcctcgaaaaaccaaaaaaaaaaaaaaaaaaaaaaaaaatgaacaaacaaaaacaaaaacacaacaaaataaaaatgaaatctgtgTGACAATCCAAGTGAAGTGGCATATACCCGTGATCCTAGCATTTAGAaatcagaagcaggaggatcaaggtgAAAAATGATCTTTGTATAAGAAGCTTGAAGCTTCTGTTTCAAAattaagtaacaaaacaaaacaaaaaacaacttctgATGGCTGATCTTTGTCAGCTTGATTGATTTATAATCACCGAAGAGATTCCTGAGGCACACGCACCTCTGGCTGCATTTCAAAGATTAACTCAGATGGGAAGACTTAACCTGAATTTGGTGGCAGCATCCGTGTGTTCTGGGATTGAATGGAAATATAGGTCTGCACTCTAGGCTTCCCGTGAGGTGGTTTAAGAAGCGAGACCTGCAGAAATTCCAGGGCTCAACTTGCCTTTGTTTCCTTTAAGGTATGACAGAAGACTGAGAACCAGTGAGACACGAACACACCGGATTGTCTAGAAAAAATAACTGTAACACACACGACTGCTAAAGGAACCCCGTGCCTCAGCCTGCCTGTTTGCTCCCTTCTCCTCCATTGAGCCAGCGCCATTCCAGCCTGCTTGGCTTCCTGCCTTCCCAATGCTAAATCGTTGGTGACAGTGCCAATGCCGTAGCTGTCAATTCATGAAGCACCAAAGAGTTTGCCAAGCCTCTGAGAAACAAGTATAAACACTGCAAGATGTCCTGGTCAGCCCCTAATTTACATGGGAATCTGCAAGATAAGACAGAAAAGGTACGGAGATAACCGAACAATCAAAGACCAAAACCTTGCTATGGTGGATTACACTCTAGATCAAGCCAGTTCTGTGGGTGTGTTGCCTTGGAATGACCTGTTTCCAAACTTTTATTGCAGTATAATACACTTATAGAAAAAAATAGGATTTATGTATTTAAGATCATTAAGTAGTATTACATAGTCACAGCTGAATTACTAATTTCTGTGACCCAAACTAGAGTTAAAATTGTGACTTCACTTTATAGAACATTCTCAGGCTGACCTGAACTTCTCACCTTCCTGgccctgcctcccacatgctgagatTCCAGGTGTGGGTCCCAAATGcggtttatttgttgtttgggATAGAATCCAGGTTTTTGTGTCTGCTCAGCATGCATTCTGCCAGCTGAGCCCTAGCCTTAGCCCAGTTCACATCCTCAGTTTAAAGTAGTATTGGATTTCATTGTGGTGTGCTGTATTCTGAGTCACGCCTAAAGCAATGCACGGCATGGCATACTACATTGACCAGAGGATCTCATGACTTCTGAACAAGTTAGTAAGTTGAATTAAGGGCAGAGTTCAatatatagatatgtgtgtgtgtctgcatgcagcTTACAGCATTTTAAAACTCTGTTaaccacaaagaataaaaagattgtGCAACCCATTTGGAAGGGAAACAATTTCTGAGATAGAGATCAAATTGTGTTTATAGAACCCATTATTGGCAACTTTGCTATCACAGTCATTTCCTGTGGGAATATTCTCTGGGGAGTATTTTTATGCCTTGACTATTCACGGAATATAGCCTCGGGTTCCTGCAATAAAAATATATCAGCATTGCCAATATGGAGGTATGAACGTCATGGTGTAACATTTCCTATTAAGAATTAAGATTATTTTGAAAACTGTCTTTCCTATTCGTtgctgaaagatttttttttttttcccaaaatgtgTTTATTGGGATGGTTCCCACTCATCTCGAATCTGGTGCTTTTCAGTGATGCTTCCTCCTGAAGGAGCATCCTTCTGTCAGTCTTGCTTTCCCACCTGTAGGCTGACAGAGGACAGTGGAGCAGCCGACACACAGGACTACCGTCTGTGCATGGCTAAAGACCGTGGTGATTTTATAGCATCCTGGGCACTTCACATCCATAAAGTAGGAATTGGGGCTCTGCACCAGGcgctttttcttgtgtttcctcttttcctcctctggaaAGGGATGAAGGAGATCCTTTGCGAGAGGCATGTTCTCGTAGGGAGGTCGTCACCGCCGGAAAggtgaaagaattttaaaacaacaccAATAGGCTATGGTCTGGTGGAGAGCCGAGCAACAGACTGGAAACCGAGGCCACTGTTTTTTATAACACTGCTATTATTGGAAAAGTTTCATCATGCACAGTGTTTAAGATGCTGAATGCACCACAACACAACAGGGGATAACAGTTTCTGTCCTTAGGAAGTGaatgaattttgaattttttttcttaagggcgacaaaacatgcatacaaattTGTAAAAACTAAGTAGTTACAACAATCTGCGTCAACAAATATGACCAAGATTTGTGTGTGCGTGGCTTGTTTgtgcatggtgtgcatgtgtgtgtactgtatTATTGGACTTTGGTAGAACTTGTGATTCTGTCCTGCTTCGAGTTGACTTCCTGGTGAGGAAGGCAATTAATTGAAGATAAGGATGGGTAGggcccccctcctcctcttcacaTTATTCTGTTTTTGAGCGAGTGTGCCACAGCCTCGTTGTGGAAGTTAGAAAACAGAGGGTCTCCACCTTCCAAGATGTGGGTCCCGAGGTTAGAACTCAAACTCAAGCTGTCAGGCTTGAAGACCTGTGCCTTTGTCTGCTGATCAATTCCGTCATTTCTTTAGTTTAGCTATagtgagagagggtctcactaaatAGTTCAGGCTGTCCTCCACTGCCTCCACCCTATGCTGCCTCCTTCCCCAGGGCTGAGATGACCAGCTGTATACCACCATACCAAGCCTAGGATGGTAAGATTTCCACAGACACAGACGTAAGGGACATTAttccaggagacagagagacgggTGCTAACAAGTATACTACACATCTAAGCGATGGAAATTAGAGAACGGAACCTTTGGTGCAGAAAACACAGCTTACATGGAGGACCATATTGGAGTAAGGACCGAGCTATTTGATTCTGTAATGCAAGCACTATTTACTCAGTTATTGCTTTTTGAGAACTTGAGTACCTACTAAGTGCAGGTGTGACATGTTTTGTTTAATGTAGGGATTAACGTTGGATGAGCACACATCATTTTTGCAGAAGGAAAAGCAGATTTAAAGGAGAGGAAATCGAGGTGATTTAGGAcataaaggattaaaaaaaatccttagcaAAAAGGAATTACtgaaaatttccttttttattatttatttttatgtgcatggttgTTTTGCCTGAGTCGACCTCTGTCTACTTTACTTGGTGCCCGCgggggacagaagagggcatcaaccactggaactggagttactgaccgCTGTGAGCTATCAGGCATGGGAGTCGAACCTGTGTCCTCTACATGAGCATCCAGCAGCCCTCTTAACAGCCGAGCCACTTCTCCAGGTCCGCAGATTCCTTTGCACCAGCTCCAGGCGGGGAGGGAACTGATCGGAACTGCGCTCCAGAGAGATACACCTGCATTGCACTCGATCCGTCCAAACAGTCTTTGTTACCCTCAAGCTAGGACTTGCTGCACCAGAGCCACGCCTCACGCGGGGGGCAGCAGGGAGGGGCCGGGCAAGGTGGCGGGATGGCAGCGGGACCCGCTCCACCTTTCCCTCCCTGCCGCCCCGCTGGCCCCGCCCCCGGAGCGCCCACCTCGGGAAGGCAGCGCTGCAGCCCGCGCGCCCCGTCGCGGCTCCAGTTCCGGGGCATGCGCGCTgtcgcgcccgcccgcccgcgccctccctccccgcccccccacgGCCCGCCGCAGCAGAGTTATGCCAAGTATGTGAGGAGCTGGCGAGGACCGGCCGCGGTCATGGAGAGCCGCCGCCTCCGCCCGCGCGGGACTTGGAGGCAGCCCCGCGCCCAGTGCGAGCTGGGCTGCTGAGGCTGCGCGCATGGCGGAGCCCAGGCGGAGGACGCTCGGCCGGCACCGGGAGCACCGCGCTCCGGGGGCGCTCGAGCTGCGTGCGGATACCGTGGTGGCTTCGCTCTCCGAGGCACGCTTGGCTCCCCGCGGGCTCGTGGGCCCGGGCATGGAGCA encodes:
- the LOC130889843 gene encoding 40S ribosomal protein S27-like; the encoded protein is MPLAKDLLHPFPEEEKRKHKKKRLVQSPNSYFMDVKCPGCYKITTVFSHAQTVVLCVGCSTVLCQPTGGKARLTEGCSFRRKHH